CGTTCTCACCGACATCCTCGGCGAAGAAGACCACTTCGGCGATATGGACTTCAAGATCGCCGGCACCAAGAACGGCATCACCGGATTCCAGCTGGACCTCAAGATCAACGGACTTCCCTTCGACATCGTTCGCGAGTCCGTGGCCCAGTCCCGCGAAGCTCGTCTGGCCATTCTGGAAAACATGGCCTCCGCCCTCGAAGCGCCTCGCGAAGAGGTCGCCGCTACCGCTCCACGTATCGCCACCGTGCAGATCAACCCGGAGAAGATCGGCGCCCTCATCGGTCCAGGCGGCAAGAACATCCGCCGCATCGTCGAAATCACCGGCGCTCAGATCGACATCAACGAGGACAACTCGGGCCGCGTGAACGTCTACGCCACCAACGAAGACGCCATGAAGCGCGCCCTCCACGAAATCGACCTGGTTTGCGGCGAAATCGAAGAAGGCAAGATCTACCGCGGCATCGTCAAGGCCACCAAGGAATTCGGCTGCTTCGTCGAAGTGCTTCCTGGCCAAGAAGGTCTGGTGCACATCTCCGAGCTGGCTGACTTCCGCGTCCGCAAGACCGAAGACGTCTGCAAACCGGGCGACGAAATGGTGGTCAAGTGCATCGGCGTCGACGAGCGTGGACGCGTTCGCCTGAGCCGCAAGGCCGCTCTCGAAGAGCTCGAAGCGCGCAAGGCAGCCAAGCAGGCCGCCGCGGAGGAAGACGCTCCCGCCGATTCCGAAGCCGCTGAAGAGCAGGAAGAGTCCAGCGAAGAAGAAACCGCCAAAGCGTAATCAGTTTCAACCACAGCGCCCTAGGCTCTCCGCAGCCTAGGGCGCTTTTTTGTACGCTCGCGCGTTTCTCGGAAACGCCGCTGCGAAAATCGTAATCCATGTGGCCGCTTTTCTGCGAAACGCGCTCAATCTCGGCGACTGATGATGCGAAAAACGCGTCAACCGCTTTCTAAAAAACCGATCCCCCATTCAACATCCCATGCCCAAGATCCTTATCGCCAACGACGACGGCATCGATTCGCCCCTGCTTCTCGCCCTCGTATCCGAATTTCAACGACTCGGCCAAGTAGTCGTCGCCGCCCCACGCTACGAGCAGAGCTGGGTGGGAAAATGCATGAGCCGATTCAAGGAAATCGACGTCATCGAACGCAAGGACCTCCCCTGCGAGGCGTACTCCATCTCCGGCTCGCCCGCGGATTGCGTCAACCTCGCGCTCGGCCACCTGCTCGACGAGCTGCCGCGCTGCGTCATCTCCGGCATCAACGTCGGCCACAACGCGGGCCTCGCCTACCTGCTTTCCTCCGGCACCGTGGGGGCCGCTCTCGAAGGCGCTCTGCACGGGATACCGTCATTCGCCGCTTCCTTGGGACTGGCTCGTGGCGACTACGACCGCCTGAAAGACGATCCTCAGGCCCTCGGCGACGCGCTCGGCGCCAAGGCCGCCCTCGCCGCGAAGATTCTCGCAGACTTCGTGGAGACGAAACTGCAAAGCAACGAGCCCGCCTACGGCGTCGTGCACAAGATCAATTTTCCCAGCGCCCCGCTCGAAGGAGCCACGATCGTGCCCTCCAATCCCGCTCTCACCGTGGCTGGCAGCTTTTTCCAGTATCGCCAATCAGGATACAACTTCGCCTATCGCGAACTGGGCGAAAACCAGGAAGCATCGCCGACCGATCGGGAAACGCTGAAATCGGGCCACATCAGCTACTCCAAGCTCGATTTCTCGCGACTCGGTCGCTTAGCTTGAGCCAGTCCGTTCACCACATTCCGCCATGGCCCAAGTCAACCGCGCCCTGAAGCGAGCGTTTCTCAAGCTTCTCTCCGAACCCAAGCGCCTCGCTTTTCTCGAAAAGCACCCGAACTACCGAAAGGCGGCCCCCGAAGGCATGCGTTTCGTCTTCGACCAATACCTGGGCAAATACTCCGTCAACATCGACACGCGCTACAAAGTGGAGCGCATCATGTGGACCGGCAAGTTCGAGGAAAAACTGGTGGCGCTGGCCCGTCGTGTCGTTCAGCCGGGCGACACCTGCTTCGACGTGGGGGGGAACGTGGGAGCCATTTCCATCGCCCTCGCTGAAGCGGTCGGGGAAGGCGGACGCGTTCACACCTTCGAGCCCAATCCCACCAACTTCGCGCGCCTCAGCGCGAACCTCGAGCTCAACCCCGAGCTGCGCGGCCGCGTCACCCTCAACAACGTCGGCATCAGCGACCAGCCAGGAACGCTCTACTGGAGCGAAGACCCGGGGAATCCGGGCAACGGAATGCTCGGCGATCAGGGCGACATCGAATCAAAGGTCATCACTCTGGACGCCTACACTCAGGAAAACGACGTGCAGGAGCTTTCCTTCATGAAAGTCGATGTGGAAGGGATGGAGCTGCAGGTCTTCAAGGGGGCCGAAGAAACGCTGAAGCGATTCAAGCCCACCCTTTACTTCGAGACTTTGAGCCGCTTCAGCAGCGGTCCCGAGCGCGACAACTTTCTCAAGATCGAGACCTATCTGCTCTCGCTCGGCTACACGCTCAACAAACTGCATCCGGACGGCACGCTCACACCATCCACCATCGGCAGCGCCGGCTCCTACACCGTGGCGACGGCTTAGCGATCCGCGGCCCGTATCTTAATCGTCGATACAAAACCGCGAATCGCGTTCGAAAAAAGTCCTCACGGCTCCTCGTCGAGCCAGCGTATCGGACTTTTCGCTACATTCTTGCGGCGAGCTTCTGGTAGCGATCGAAGAGCTGAGATCGCTGAGCGAGCAGCTCGTCGGCCTGCGGGTCGACTTCCTTCATGCCCTCGAATACCGCCTTTTGAAACTCCTCCTGGCTCTCCTGGATTTCCTCCTGGGCAGCTACGCTCTGCACCACCGGATTGATCTGCGTGCGCAGGGTACGAAACTCTTCGATCTTCTCGTTGATCTCCGGACTCCGCTCCATCGCAGGCATTCTCAGCTCAGGGTGGTCCTTTAGCTCTTCCACCAGCTGATCCTGACGCTGAAACTTGTTTTCCATCTCTGGATTGTGAGCGATAGCCGCTTGGCGGAGCTCCTTGAAAAACTCGTCCTGAGCCGCCTGGAGCTCCTCGCTCTGCATGGCCTTGTCCTCGATCTCCTGGATCTTCGCTTCCACGACCTGCAGCTGCTGACGCACCTCGATCAATTCCTCCTGGACCTCCGGATTCGCAGCCGCCTCCTCAGGTTGCATTTCCATACCGCTGGATTGCGCATTGCTCTGTCCTACCGCAGTTCCAACAAAAAGCCCGATCGAAGCGAACGCGGCTAAAGCCTTTTTGAGCCCTTGCCCCAGTCTTTCTGCAAAATCTTGGTTCTTAGTGAGTAACATAGTTGGTGTCTCCGTTTTCAGTTGTTTGTATTGGTCGTTCTCCTCCTTTTTTCCAAAGGATGCGACCCGACTACGGACTCCTCTCTTCATTTCCCGTTCCAACCTCTCTCCGCCGAATTCCCAGCTGCTGCTCTCGCAGCGAGACTCAAGTTCGCGTCCGCCGCCTATCATTGACAGCGGCCAGCGCAACGCCTACTCATCTCGCTCCTTCAACCAAAGTCAGAGAATGAAACCTTCTGAAAAACCGAATCGACCCTTCTTTTCATCGGGCCCCTGCTCGAAGCGACCGGGCTGGAGCCTCTCCGCCCTCGAAGACGCTCTGGTCGGCCGATCCCATCGAGCCAAGCTCGCCAAAGCGCGCATCCAGGAAGTGATCGATCGATCCAAGAAGATCCTCGGCATTCCCGAGGACTACGTTTGCGGCATCGTTCCCGCCTCTGACACAGGCGCTGTGGAAATGGCCCTCTGGTCCCTTCTGGGAGCCCGCGGAGTCGACATGCTCGCTTGGGAATCCTTCGGCTCCGGCTGGGTCACCGACGTCATCAAGCAGCTCAAGCTGGAAAACGCACGCACGCTGACCGCTGACTACGGACAGATCCCCGACCTTTCCCAAGTGGATTTCGCCAACGACGTGGTCTTCACGTGGAACGGAACCACCTCCGGCGCCAAGGTGCCAAACGGAGACTGGATCCCTGCCGACCGAGAAGGCCTCACCATTTGCGACGCCACATCCGCCGTGTTCGCCATGGACATGCCATGGGACAAGCTCGATGTCGTCACCTGGTCCTGGCAGAAGGTCATGGGCGGCGAAGCAGCTCATGGCATGATCGTGCTCAGCCCTCGCGCCGTCGAGCGCCTCGAGAGCTACGTGCCCGCGTGGCCGCTGCCAAAGATCTTCCGCATGACCAAGGGCGGCAAGCTGATCAGCGGCATCTTCGAAGGGGCGACCATCAATACCGTTTCCATGCTCGCCGTGGAGGACGCAGTGGACGGCCTCAAGTGGGCCGAGGAGATCGGCGGACTGCCAGCCCTCATCCAGCGCAGCGACGCCAACCTCGCCGCGATCGAGGAATGGGTGGAGAAATCCGACTGGATCGGCTTCCTCGCTGAGGACAAAGCCATCCGCTCCAACACGTCCATCTGCCTCTGCATCACCGACGAGTGGTTCACCAGCCTGCCTGCGGACCAACAAGCCGCTGCGGCCAAGAAGATCGTTTCTCTTCTTGAAAAGGAGGAAGTCGGCTACGATTTCGGCTCCTATCGCGACGCCCCGACCGGTTTCCGCATTTGGGGAGGGGCCACCGTGGATACAGCAGACATCAAGGCGCTGCTGCCTTGGCTGGACTGGGCCTATGCTGAAGTCAAAGCGGGCAACTAGCCTCGCTTCATCTCGGAAACTTCATTTCAGACCTTCGAAACGCCTCGCCCACCCGCGAGGCGTTTTTCTTGATTGCGCCGAGCCTCCCGAGCATGCGCCTCGGATTCGTCAGGAGATCCCAAAGTAAAGACGCTTCGCCAGACTCCAGCCCATTCCGCCAATCAAATAGCCAAAGCCCGCCACGAGCAGCCAGTGGGACTGCAGGTGGTACGAGCCGAACGCTCCCGCCAACGATCCGAGAAAAAACGATAGCGAAAGAAAAAACGGCACCCCGATTCGCCAGCCTTCGATGTTTCGGCTACGGGAGCGCATGCCGAGCATCACTCCCAAATCCGTCAGCAAGCCTGTCACATGCGTCGTGCGCAAGATGGAGCCGCGATACCGAGTCGCCAAAGCGTTCTGCAAGCCACAGGCTACTCCCGATAGGCCGATGGCCGCCTCCACACTCCAGTCCATCAGCCCGAAAGCCAACAGCAGCATCAGTCCGATGCCGCTGATCACGCGGCCATAGGGCTTTCTCATTTCCAGCTTGGACGCATGTAGTAAATAACCGGATACAAACGCGCCAGCGATAAACCCTAGCGTTGCCAGCCCCACTCGAGCCAAGCTTCGTCCAACGGCCGTGTCGATCGAAGAGAGTTCGATCGCTACCCGCGTCAGGTCACCTGTCAAATGGCTCACCGAAGCGCCGGTCTGCAGGATGAAGCCCACATTCACAAACGCGGCTCCAAACGCGAGGAAACAGCCTCCGAGCAACACGTGCCTTGGACTGATCTCATGGACCATCATGCCTTCGAAGTCTCCGTTGATCTGTTCAGGCCTTCGGCAGGATCGGCTTCTTGTCCCACGGCAGGTTCACCTTCTCCGGGCGTTTTCCCCAGACCTCGTATTCATCGAACAACTTCGCTGGATTTAAAATGCCTTTCGGATCCAAGGCCTTCTTGATCGCCCGCATGGCAGCCATTTCCGCCTCGTTTCGGGCGTATTTCATGAACGGCGTCTTCGCCAAACCGATTCCGTGCTCGCCCGAAATGGTGCCGCCGAGAGCGACGACTTTCTTCATGAGATCGTTCACCGCCCCCTTCGCCCGACGTCGCTGATCTTCGTCGTCGCGATAGTACATGATGTTCACGTGGAAGTTTCCATCCGCGGCATGCCCGAAGGTCGGCATGGACAGCTTCCACTTCTTCTGCAGCTGCTTGAGGAACCGGGCGAACTTGGCCTGGCTTTCCAGCGGCACCACGATGTCCTCGTTTATCTTGGCGTCGCCCAGCGCGAACATCGCCCCGCTGCACTTGCGCCGCACCGACCAAAGCGTGTCCGTTTGAGCCGCAGTCTTCGCTTCACGATACGCGAGTCCATAGGCTTTCGCCCACTCGATCGCTTTTTTCTTATCTTCGCGCAGCACGCTAGCCGGACCGTCAAACTCGACCAAAAGCAAGGGTTTGAGCGAAAGTCCCTTGAAGAGCTTCACACCCGCGATCTCCTCCGCGCAGTAAACCGAGTTCGTATCCAGAAACTCCAGGATAGACGGATTCTGCCCTGCGAGAAGCAAACGCTGCACCGCCTCCAGAGCCTTGAGGTCGTTTTCGAAGGCCACCAGCACCGTCCAGGTCTTTTCGGGTTTGGGCAGCAGACGAAGCACAGCCTTGGTGACCACTCCGAGCGTGCCCTCGCTGCCGATCCAAAGATCGCGCACGTTATAGCCCGTAGCGAACTTCTTGTATTCACCTCCCCATGACACCTTTTCTCCCGTGGGTAGGTAGCCCTCCAACGCCAGAATGAAATCGCGAGTGACGCCGTATTTGGCGCAACGCATGCCTCCCGCGTTGCAAGCCACGTTTCCCCCGATGGTGCAGTACTTTTGCGAGGAAGGGTCCGGAGGATAAAACAGCCCTTGCGCTTCCGCCGCGTCCTGAATGTCCTTCACCACCGCCCCTGGCTGCACCACCGCCATGGACTTGCCTTTCAGTATCTTGATCCGGTTCATCCTGGAAACGTCCAATACCCAGCCGCCCTTGATCGGAGAAGCCGAACCGGTGAGCGAGGTGCCAGCGCCCCGCGTAGTGACCGGAATGCCAAAGTCGTTGGCCAGCTTCAGCGTCGTTTCCACGTCCCTCTCGCTGCGAGCGAGAACCAGCGCCTCATAGGCGAACGACAGCTTGCTGCTGTCGAAGGACGCCATGTACTTGGATGCTTCGTCGAGCTTGACCTTGCGACTGCCGAGCGTTTCCAGCAAAGCCTCGGTAGCCTTTTGAAATTTCTTCGATGCGCGTGACATAAAGGCCGCATCAAGAGTCAAGCGGGCCTGTTTGGCAACCCCGCAAAGGTGGAACCGCCTATCGCAGCAAGGCCCGCCACTTGAGCCCCGAGAAATGGATGACCGCGAAATAAAGCCCCGATCCGACCAGGATCAATCCCCCGACCGTCGCCAGCAAGGCTCCCAGCCCATCGCCGAACCAAACGACGAAGAGCGACCGACCAAACCAAACGCCTACGCCCATCAGGGCCGCAGCGATAGCTATTCGAGCCGAGTCCGCAAGCAGCTCGCGAAGACGCGTATCCAAATTCTTTCGACGCAAGGCCAGGTGCAGCAAAACCGCTTGAGCGATGGCCGCGAAATTGCTCGCGATGGCTAGGCCGACCGCCCCAAATCGCTTCATCAAGGCCAGACTCAACGCTATGTTCACAACGAATGCGAGCGCTGCTACCCTGACTGGCGTTTGCGTGTCCTTGAGCGAGAAGAATGCCCGCGTCTCCACCGAAACAAAGGAATAAAACGGCATGCCGATGGCGAAAACCACCACTAGCGGGATGGTGGACGCGGTATCCTCTTCCGAGAAAAGCCCCCGCTGGAAAAGCAGGTCGATGATCTCCGGAGCCAGCACGGCCAAACCCACCGCCGATGGCAGCGCGAAGAGCAGGCAGAGCAGGATGCCGCGTTTATACGTTTCCGCGAAAGCGGACATCCGATTCGCGGCAATGGCCTGGGACAAGGCCGGAAAGATCACGGTGGAAATGGCGATGGCGAAGACTCCGACCGGTAGCTCCACCAAGCGATTCGCGTAGTACAACAAGGAGGCCGCGGCGTCGCTCACGTAAAACGCCAGCCCGCGACTGACAATGATATTGATCTGAAAGACCGCGGCTCCGAAAATCCCCGGAACCGTGAGCAGAGCGACCTCGCGCAACTTGGGCGAGACTCCGAGGTCGAACTCCGGTCTCCACCCTTCCTTGAGCAAAGCCACGGCTGGCACCACCATCTGCAGAGCCCCACCAACCATGGCGCCTCCACAAAGCCAATACGTCCGGCTTTCGATATCGCCCGCAAGCCACCAGCCTCCGATTCCCAACGCCACCACCATGCTGACGTTCAGCCAAACCGCGGTGAGTGCGGGAATACCGAAGCGGGCGAAGAGGTTCAATACGGCAGCGAAAACCGCCGCCACGCAAATGAGCAGGATGTAGGGAAAGACGACCTTGCCCAAGTTCGCAGCGATTACCCACTTTTCGGATACGGAGGAATGGCTCAGCATGGCGAACCCTAGCCAGGCCAGAACAATCAATGTCGCGCAGATGAGGATCAACCAGCTTAGCGTCTTGTTGACCAGACGATGCACCGCGTCCCGTCCGTTCGTCTCCAACTCGTCGCTGAGATTCGGCATCAGAGCCGCGGTCAGCGCCCCTTCGCCCAATAGGCGTCTAAAGAGATTGGGAAGCGTGAATGCGATGATGAAAGCCGAGTTCCAGACCGAGGTCCCCAGCATGGCGCTCGTCATCATGTCTCGCACCAAACCCGCCACCCGCGAAAGCATGGTGAACGACGACACGAGACCGATCTTGGAAACGAGCTGGGAAAAGGCCATTGGCCGGTTATGATTCAGGCTATTTGCAGAGCTGCAAGCCATTTGCTGCAGCTCGTATTTTCAGATCCGATACACCGATCGGCACTGGCGCCCCCCTCGCTCGACTCCCTTCCGCTAGGAGGCGCGACGGAGGCCGACCTCCACGATCATCTTGTCCGACTCGAGCTCGATGCTTTTGATGTTCTGCCACATTTCGACGAAGTCTTCCGGCC
The DNA window shown above is from Pelagicoccus sp. SDUM812003 and carries:
- a CDS encoding FAD-linked oxidase C-terminal domain-containing protein, encoding MSRASKKFQKATEALLETLGSRKVKLDEASKYMASFDSSKLSFAYEALVLARSERDVETTLKLANDFGIPVTTRGAGTSLTGSASPIKGGWVLDVSRMNRIKILKGKSMAVVQPGAVVKDIQDAAEAQGLFYPPDPSSQKYCTIGGNVACNAGGMRCAKYGVTRDFILALEGYLPTGEKVSWGGEYKKFATGYNVRDLWIGSEGTLGVVTKAVLRLLPKPEKTWTVLVAFENDLKALEAVQRLLLAGQNPSILEFLDTNSVYCAEEIAGVKLFKGLSLKPLLLVEFDGPASVLREDKKKAIEWAKAYGLAYREAKTAAQTDTLWSVRRKCSGAMFALGDAKINEDIVVPLESQAKFARFLKQLQKKWKLSMPTFGHAADGNFHVNIMYYRDDEDQRRRAKGAVNDLMKKVVALGGTISGEHGIGLAKTPFMKYARNEAEMAAMRAIKKALDPKGILNPAKLFDEYEVWGKRPEKVNLPWDKKPILPKA
- a CDS encoding phosphoserine transaminase; this encodes MKPSEKPNRPFFSSGPCSKRPGWSLSALEDALVGRSHRAKLAKARIQEVIDRSKKILGIPEDYVCGIVPASDTGAVEMALWSLLGARGVDMLAWESFGSGWVTDVIKQLKLENARTLTADYGQIPDLSQVDFANDVVFTWNGTTSGAKVPNGDWIPADREGLTICDATSAVFAMDMPWDKLDVVTWSWQKVMGGEAAHGMIVLSPRAVERLESYVPAWPLPKIFRMTKGGKLISGIFEGATINTVSMLAVEDAVDGLKWAEEIGGLPALIQRSDANLAAIEEWVEKSDWIGFLAEDKAIRSNTSICLCITDEWFTSLPADQQAAAAKKIVSLLEKEEVGYDFGSYRDAPTGFRIWGGATVDTADIKALLPWLDWAYAEVKAGN
- a CDS encoding YoaK family protein, with amino-acid sequence MMVHEISPRHVLLGGCFLAFGAAFVNVGFILQTGASVSHLTGDLTRVAIELSSIDTAVGRSLARVGLATLGFIAGAFVSGYLLHASKLEMRKPYGRVISGIGLMLLLAFGLMDWSVEAAIGLSGVACGLQNALATRYRGSILRTTHVTGLLTDLGVMLGMRSRSRNIEGWRIGVPFFLSLSFFLGSLAGAFGSYHLQSHWLLVAGFGYLIGGMGWSLAKRLYFGIS
- the surE gene encoding 5'/3'-nucleotidase SurE — protein: MPKILIANDDGIDSPLLLALVSEFQRLGQVVVAAPRYEQSWVGKCMSRFKEIDVIERKDLPCEAYSISGSPADCVNLALGHLLDELPRCVISGINVGHNAGLAYLLSSGTVGAALEGALHGIPSFAASLGLARGDYDRLKDDPQALGDALGAKAALAAKILADFVETKLQSNEPAYGVVHKINFPSAPLEGATIVPSNPALTVAGSFFQYRQSGYNFAYRELGENQEASPTDRETLKSGHISYSKLDFSRLGRLA
- the murJ gene encoding murein biosynthesis integral membrane protein MurJ, giving the protein MAFSQLVSKIGLVSSFTMLSRVAGLVRDMMTSAMLGTSVWNSAFIIAFTLPNLFRRLLGEGALTAALMPNLSDELETNGRDAVHRLVNKTLSWLILICATLIVLAWLGFAMLSHSSVSEKWVIAANLGKVVFPYILLICVAAVFAAVLNLFARFGIPALTAVWLNVSMVVALGIGGWWLAGDIESRTYWLCGGAMVGGALQMVVPAVALLKEGWRPEFDLGVSPKLREVALLTVPGIFGAAVFQINIIVSRGLAFYVSDAAASLLYYANRLVELPVGVFAIAISTVIFPALSQAIAANRMSAFAETYKRGILLCLLFALPSAVGLAVLAPEIIDLLFQRGLFSEEDTASTIPLVVVFAIGMPFYSFVSVETRAFFSLKDTQTPVRVAALAFVVNIALSLALMKRFGAVGLAIASNFAAIAQAVLLHLALRRKNLDTRLRELLADSARIAIAAALMGVGVWFGRSLFVVWFGDGLGALLATVGGLILVGSGLYFAVIHFSGLKWRALLR
- a CDS encoding FkbM family methyltransferase, encoding MAQVNRALKRAFLKLLSEPKRLAFLEKHPNYRKAAPEGMRFVFDQYLGKYSVNIDTRYKVERIMWTGKFEEKLVALARRVVQPGDTCFDVGGNVGAISIALAEAVGEGGRVHTFEPNPTNFARLSANLELNPELRGRVTLNNVGISDQPGTLYWSEDPGNPGNGMLGDQGDIESKVITLDAYTQENDVQELSFMKVDVEGMELQVFKGAEETLKRFKPTLYFETLSRFSSGPERDNFLKIETYLLSLGYTLNKLHPDGTLTPSTIGSAGSYTVATA